atatatatatatatatatatatatatatatatatatatatatatttgttttttctattttaaatatttcccaaattatgtttaacagagcaaggacattttcgcAGTACgtaacacatatacacacacacacacacacacacacacacacacacacacacacacacacacatatatatatatatatatatatatatatatatatatatatatatatatatatatatatatatatatatatatatatacatacacacacggaAATAgcaaaccatccgggaacctctagcatactcttttcaacatactatggtttgggacatactagttccattttcaaatactatttaggtcTGGTAGTATGCAGATTGGGAGACAGCAACATTTTTAAGGCTATACTTAAATATAACACTGAGAAAATACCACTTTGCAACATAAAGTAACACAACGAAATGGTTTAATTTATGGCTAAACATCAATGGAAGGGAATGAGTCAAATAGGTTTGACTGCAAAATAATAAAGTCAATATAACTGGCAGaaaagttgtatatatatatatatatatatatatatatatatatatatatattttatttttttattttttttatttttttttattttttttattttttttcaaaaaacaaaacgtCAAACAACAAGTTTTTGGTTTTCTAcatttgtttaacagaaaactaTTGTGACTGCACCATCACAAGAAAATCTATCTTTCTCCAAAACTCCCTCAAGATGTTGAATCCTATTTAAATGGCTTATTTTTGGAATGTTTtgaacagaattttcattttaaagacaatcaCAATGGTTTAATATTTGTTACGAACCAATGACAACCACATATTTTTAAGTACCAggcataaatacatataaatataacaaaaatatcaacaacaacaataataataataacacaaaaataGACACAAATACATTTAGTACATCCTTTCAGTGGGTTTGCTCTTTTAATATTCCAACCAAACAATTTCTGTTGGTGAAAACCTCAAGCCGAATAGCATAAATAGCATCAGTAAGCTATGATGCCATATCAAGTGAGTTTAGCATGCTATTAAAAATTCAGCATTGTATTTTCACTTTGTTAattcaagattttgacactctccATTGTGTTCGACCCTTTGCtaagaatttaattttttattgcacAAGGGGACTTTGTGTGCTAtggcaaattttttttaaacaaatttatgtTGTAGATTAAATAATGTGTATTGAACATTAGTAAAGAGACTTACATATTCTAACTTACTGTTGTTCTCTTTACATTTTCTGTTGATTTGGGTTTTGTAGTGTGCACAAGAATTCACAATACCAAAGTGAGTATAATTTAAAACCTTAGCAAAGGGTCAATCGCACAAAAACACtatagaaaaaaattaagaggCCACTTGTCTGTTGTCTTTTTGAACTTATTGGCTGTgggtataaataaaatatttgttttaggtATATAATGACATTcgttctaaataaaaaaaaaacaaaacaaaaaaaacaactgtcatttagagcaccttttttttttctccagaaaaTGACAGTGGGTAAAAATAGCTAGTTATTTAATTTATGAACAGAATAGCCTGATCGtatgagaaaacataagtattttatgttttgtcagtttagtggctaatttgtacaaattcctaactcgtatgaaaatgtacaattaaaaaaaaaataaataacccaacccaaccctaaacccaaccgtcattgcaaatcatactaaattgtacaaattcatgCAAATTATCCACTAAATAATTTGTATtgggttattccaccaaatacgAATTTTTAAACTCTTAATTGAGAACAGTTACGAAATGTGTTTTTGGTGAAATAATCCTATGAATGGAATCATtcaaataataactaaaataatcaaatttcaAAATCGAACACAAGATAGCTTGACTTATCACATATgctagattatttagcttgtttaagggAAACATGTACTTATTTCTAAAAGCTAGACAAAAcattttgtcttgaaaatgcttcttaatttgaAAATGTTTAGATATGTAGAAAACTAAATATGagttgtacaaatgagattgtgtgAATAAATAAGAATTActgactaaatcaaaaagttacaaattgccgtgagattaagTTGGATCACAATGGGTTTTCCACCAAATACCAATTTTTTTTAACTCCTCTGAAATGAGAATAGTTAAGAAATgtatatttggtggaataatcctataaatgaaataatttaataaataagcaaaataatcaaatTTCAAAATTGAACACAATATAGTTTGACTTATTACAATTGCTagaatatttagcttgtttaagggAAACGTAAACTTATTTCTGAAATCTAGACAAAACATTTTGTCTTTAACATGCttcttgatttttaaaatgtttctataTTTAGAAAACTCGAAGtattttaaaagacaaaaaagaaaataattttcttTCGCAGTTAAATTAATGCTATTgacttattttaatgtaatttcacttttttattataataagtaTCGTAAATATCAGTAGTTTCATGCTGATctcataagtattttacgttttgtcagtttactggctaattcgtatgaatgtTTACGAGTAAAgttgtataaaaatgtaataatttaaaaagaaggtgtggcacccaactccgcccctaaactcaaccgtaaTTGGGGTATGAGCAAGTCATACTGAATAGTACAAATGAGATGTACGATCTCATATGAATTAGAGACAAATCAAAAAGTTTGCTGTGAAATCGTGTAGCTAGATTACAGAATCAACACAAATTACGTTTTCGTCAAACACGCAACTATAAattgtaaatccagagaaactgagagtggccacttaattttttttttctcttaatagTTATCTATATGATTCTCTATTTACAAAGTGCATCAACAGGGTCCCAATTTTACATGGGCGACAATCAATATTCGACTACACACATGGACACCGGGTGACACAAAGTGTGTTGAAAAGCTTAAATATAGTGCAATATATTCAAATGAGCCTTGTAAATGTCAGTgtgagcaataaataaaaaacaatttcatACCAAATTTAAATGCCATACGCTTAATACAGCAACATTCAGTGAGTCCACATTCATACTGTCACAGTCTTGTATCTTGACTGAGATTTAGCCAAGCTTGATGACACCCATGTAGGTTTCAATGTGAGAGTTCTGGATTTTGGCTTTGGGTTTGCAGGTCACATTAAAAGTATCATCATCATCCAGGTAAATTCCAGTAGCCAAGAAGCCAGTTGAGAGGTTTGATCCATTGATGTAACCTTTTAAGatcacattttgtttttgtgtttggactgtgattgTGTGGTTTTCTTTTTTCCTCGAGTCAAGGGTAACTTGGAGATACAGAAAATAAGCGCCTCCCTGAGTCACAGTCAGCTGTCCCTCTCCTTTGATGAACCTTTCTTCAACTGTATTCCACTGCAGGAGCTCAACATCTGTGTTTTCCCCTGTTAACAAGTTAGGGGACTAGTTACGTTACTGTGCTTCAATACAATCACTGGGaacatttacaatatatatatatatatatatatatatatatatatatatatatatatatatatatatatatatatatatatatatatatatatatacatcagcAATCTAATCTGGTTATATTTACCTTACTCTGAATAAGACAATGTTATGATTAAGATGTTTAAACTTGTTGCTGttagaatattattttattttctatttttacatATTCTATAACATGGATAGATTACATCCCCATGGGACTTGTGCACATTTCTGACCCCAAgctcaataaataaaatgattgctgtttgtttaaactacttatttatttatttatttatttatttatttatttatttatttatttatttatttatttatttatttatttattggataacttaattgtttcatgtttataCAACTTAAATATGTTAGGTTAAATTTGTtttaggacaacatgaataaacCATATGGAATCCCAGCAAATGGTGAGGAAATTTCTTTTTTGggttaactgtccctttaaaattcAAACTAGCATAAAACCCAGTCACAAAATtaccacaaacaaacaaacaaacaaacaaacaaacaaacaaataaacaaacaaacaaacaaacaaacaaacaaatcttcTACTTTTACTTTTTGGGTTAAGCCACACAAAATATAATGTGTTAGGTGTCCAAATAATTTTAAGAACAATTTATTTTTCTAAACACAATTATATTCAGCACCCAACACAAGCAAGGAAACAATGACACCAAAACAATGAAGAAAAGGAAGACACATTGAGTCAAATAATGAAATGTCTAATAAATTTAAATGGTGACTTACAGTTTGGCGTGAATGTCATTAGATCTATTTTCTTTCCAGGATAAACATTATTACTGGTTGTTTCCGAACCCTGTTGGGACAGAAAGTAAGATGTTAATAAGTTGAAGGCTTGTGATTTCTAACACATTGTCTAAGAATACCCTTAAAAATGTAGtacaaaatactataaaataaggACAGACAGAATTTCGAATAGTTAGATATAAAGATCTGCAATTTTGATGTCAAAACCCACAAGTCTAACGTCACCGATTCCCTCAGATTATTCAGTTACTTATTATATTAATAAGTAACTTGTGTTTTTTATAAGCTTGCCTGTATATTTAAAACCAGTTAAGATAACTTCTTTTTTACACTCCTATTCTTTATAAACCCTTTTCCTTTGAatctttaattacaaaataacatCTTTATGTTTCAGTTAAAGAAACATGAAAGCTATAATGCAGCTCTATCTCTGTCCAACCAACACGTGGGACACTTTATCTATACTGTGTAGCTACCTATGGCATTTAAATAAGAATATCTGAAGAACAAATACAATTGAAATACATTTAGACTtacaatatacagtaatataaatCAGATTCTtagagaagtgtttttttttcttccaaatgGTGGTCATCGAcatattaaagggttagttgatttaaaaaatctaaaaatctaaaaatctaaacATCTGCAATCATTTGATTTGTATTATATAACAAAAAAGATATTCTGTAAAATCCTGTTTTCTGGGGCCTATGCTGATAGACCAATTCAGTGTGAGTAtgcatgaacatttcctgctggtTGCCAAACTATTTCATTACTGTAACAAGAGGtaatttaatcatattttaattttaaaatggctTCCATAATATGATTTATCAATATGAGGATCTTTTTGGATTCCTGGAgatatggaaattaaaaatgtaacccaggaagtacactctaaaaaacagctcaagaggtctgttaccaGTACATAGTTTAAATCAttgtagtaaattaaaaaaaaaaaatcttaattgctgattagattaaaactttttaGTTGTCAGAATAGTTTTATTAAGTTTTCACAACAAATATTGATAATCACATCAACTAAAAATGCGGCTAATTTAAGGGTGAAAATGTCTGTCAGTTAGTTTGAATCAAcatttaacttgtagcaaccccAAAAAAATGGGTTGATAACTACCAAACAAATGGAGCTCAAAACTTCCCCTTTTGAACTAGCAAGAAGCAAGTCTGGACAAGTTTTAGGCACAAAGGACATTTTAAGGTGGGATATCTGAGTTTTATCTAATTTACAAATCAAATTTCTCTATTCTACTTGAGTGGTGGCTACTATTGGTAAATACAGTTAATGTTAGCAGggctttttgatttaaaaaaaaaaaaatttttttttttttttttgctttacattTGAGGAGGACCTTGAAAGGTGATGATAATTGCCATCATTGGTGATTAGTCTACTTTGGAATTGAACCGCAAGTCGGAAACCATCATGGTTGAGGGCATGGGAATCCTAAATAAATATCTCAAATTGCTGTGCTCTGCTGATGGGCATAATATATGCTTTGAATCTAAACTACCTCAAGGAACTTAAATATACTTGTGAAGTTTCTCAACTTGATGGACTGAAGCCCAGTGCAAATGCAATGCAACTCAATAACATTATTTTTTGAAGTCTCGACTTATTTCAGAGTAGATTTTGTTCTTTATGTTGCACTTTATGTTCGTTTGtttttaagtccacacactgttttttttttttttttttttatgctgtttATATGAGACAgaacacatttttgttttgtaaatactgagaaactgtggtgtgaaataaataaaaaaaaaaaaaaaactggaaagcAAAAAGGTTGTTAAATATATTTCTTACAAGCaactaaataaacagcaaatttgaaaacgtacaaaaaaaaaaaaatgtaacaattccAGCTATTTAATTATTAgaggttctaaacttgaaaacGTGCATTTATAATTATGGTATTAAGTACGGTATATGGTATAAGTattaagtacataacactggatttatttttaaaaaatactagtAGAAACAACCTAATTTTTGGAGTACTCAACTTAAAAAATTGAGTTTATGCTGATTGATAGAGAAAAGGTCATTTGGCTAATAAAGTTTGTCGTCTAaacttcattttgttagatgttgttggaacttgaatatattaatacaaactgttgcgttatttatttatttatttgtttggtctTAACAATATTGTTAAGAGTgtacattaggaccattgttattgtttacataccTCCAAATGGACTATAGAATCAAATGGATCCTggcaaaaatacacatttttaagttcaaaagaagaaataaagttgttttaaaaCCACAACGAAACGCATCATCAGGAAAGAGGAGGGGTGACAGAGGCATTTCCCCTCAGTGGAATGATGTCATAATGTCTGTTCTGCGGTTGCTGGATTGTTTTCACCAGTTCAGTACTCTGCACAGcacttctttttctttctttctttttcttgtgTGCGGAAAAAAAGACAGACAAATTTCAAGAGAAAGTACAGTTTCAGAACTTAACCAATTTCGTTTTCAAGCATCAGAATCaacatctgatttcttttagGTGTTACTTTTGAGTTAAACCACAGTTAACCTCTGTTACACAGTCACGATAGGTTCCTCTGAACGTCATCTGAAGAAAGCAGAACTActttgtattgttgttgttttagttgtTCTTTGACGTGAATAAGAGAAAAGTGGTATCATGGCAAACCAATGACTCAATGATTATGGCAAAATGAAACTGCATTAGATGCTGATCTGTTTCATCTTGTTTTCTGTTGCACTAAATTGTTCAATACGCATGgacatgttttgacatgtttatGTAACCACACAAGACTCAGCCTTCCAGCTGGCATGATATCAAGGCTTAATCGTTATAATCAGTTTTCATTGTACAGAAAAACAGAAACGTCTACGGTAAAGTTGAGCTCCACAGTGATGGAAAAAGAGATCAGGATTGTTACTCATCAGCAATATCAATACTGACATGAGTTTCCACATTGGCAACAAATGAGCTTGTAGCATACTGTATACAAATGACTCAATGTAGACACTATCGAATGGTTACTTATTGTAACTGTGCagatctttatttttacattagatTTACCTACTTGTAGAGTAACACTgtacccagctagcaaaattcatgtggcctAAActtaccgcatggaatgatgccACTTGGGCAGCccactcctgtttgccagatctgggccacaattaagccatacgaatatcacata
This portion of the Danio rerio strain Tuebingen ecotype United States chromosome 3, GRCz12tu, whole genome shotgun sequence genome encodes:
- the tnfsf18 gene encoding tumor necrosis factor ligand superfamily member 18 (The RefSeq protein has 1 substitution compared to this genomic sequence) → MSLSAEHCRDTSGDRGGGGGFNGALIHQRTLIRGLIIWVTLLTLGLAASISLHFIPKESPAPSKQQGSETTSNNVYPGKKIDLMTFTPNWENTDVELLQWNTVEERFIKGEGQLTVTQGGAYFLYLQVTLDSRKKENHTITVQTQKQNVILKGYINGSNLSSGFLATGIYLDDDDTFNVTCKPKAKIQNSHIETYMGVIKLG